Proteins encoded by one window of Lacerta agilis isolate rLacAgi1 chromosome 11, rLacAgi1.pri, whole genome shotgun sequence:
- the LOC117055295 gene encoding uncharacterized protein LOC117055295, translated as MDNSGFELHEETPQSPSVKMERKKQEHPGEKKSRWSLLNIFLVCLLACAITTVLGVLVLSLVYTANTSFKPKYDANAAKHRAASLGTSRVTSAQVDPKFQFLHQLAKAKKHEFPGGTIQWSRFRKNANEYQNKEEMEFGRSINAQRSKMTFGTLRIKSKGLRAPHWHFNANEHGYLLKGTAWIGVVDAGGDTVTTYNVTAGQVIFFPRNTVHWLKNVGTEDCLFLLFFTTHEELQTLDLDDTFFLTPEDIAARSLKPQGGVAFIRSFQKQAEDQAVNLPPNLAELIQNPNYQQSTDPFVWRYFFDLKGSTEFRFPGGIIQFARYVKDGKGLSTNERIYSEFLHSKEDALTLGTLRIYSNGLRQPHFHFNANEMGYVISGCGKVGIIVSPSLTTDFTIGVGDVVFFPVGTQHYIKSTCDEELLFILAFSTANQLQTLDMDDYFHRTPDHILAQLFFKKQDEFKKIPHFNEDQAINLP; from the exons ATGGATAACTCAGGATTTGAACTACATGAAGAAACACCTCAAAGTCCCTCAGTCAAAATGGAGAGGAAAAAACAAGAACACCCA GGGGAGAAAAAGAGCCGCTGGTCCCTGCTCAACATCTTTCTGGTCTGCCTCTTGGCCTGCGCCATCACCACTGTCTTAGGGGTGCTGGTTTTGTCTCTGGTCTATACTGCCAACACCAGCTTCAAACCAAAATACGATGCCAATGCAGCAAAGCATAGAGCTGCTTCCCTGGGAACTTCAAGAGTAACATCCGCCCAGGTGGACCCCAAGTTCCAGTTTCTCCACCAGCTTGCTAAAGCCAAG AAGCATGAGTTCCCGGGTGGTACGATTCAGTGGTCGAGATTCCGGAAAAATGCCAATGAGTACCAAAACAAGGAAGAGATGGAGTTTGGAAGAAGCATCAATGCTCAGCGCTCCAAGATGACGTTTGGAACTTTACGGATTAAGAGCAAAGGACTACGTGCACCACACTGGCATTTCAATGCCAATGAGCATGGCTACCTCTTAAAG GGCACTGCATGGATTGGGGTTGTCGATGCTGGTGGAGATACCGTAACCACGTACAACGTCACAGCGGGCCAGGTCATTTTCTTCCCTCGAAACACGGTGCATTGGCTCAAGAACGTCGGTACAGAAGACTGTCTGTTCTTGCTGTTCTTCACAACCCATGAAGAGCTTCAAACTCTGGATCTGGATGATACGTTTTTCTTAACACCTGAAGACATAGCAGCAAGGTCACTAAAG CCTCAAGGTGGAGTGGCCTTCATCAGGTCTTTCCAGAAGCAAGCAGAAGACCAAGCCGTCAACCTTCCTCCAAACCTAGCAGAGCTCATTCAGAATCCCAACTACCAGCAGTCCACAGACCCGTTTGTGTGGCGGTACTTCTTTGACCTCAAAG GGTCAACTGAGTTCCGTTTCCCCGGGGGAATAATCCAGTTTGCTCGGTATGTGAAAGATGGAAAAGGCTTGAGTACGAATGAAAGAATTTACAGCGAGTTTCTCCATTCA AAGGAAGATGCCCTTACTTTGGGGACACTCAGGATCTATAGCAATGGCCTACGGCAGCCCCACTTTCATTTCAATGCCAACGAGATGGGATACGTCATCAGTGGGTGtggaaag GTGGGCATTATCGTTTCACCATCACTCACCACTGACTTCACCATTGGCGTTGGAGATGTCGTGTTTTTCCCCGTTGGAACCCAACACTACATCAAGAGCACATGCGACGAAGAGTTGCTTTTCATTTTGGCATTCAGCACTGCGAACCAG ctgCAAACCCTTGACATGGATGACTATTTCCACCGCACGCCAGACCATATACTAGCCCAGCTTTTCTTCAAAAAGCAGGACGAATTTAAGAAGATTCCACATTTTAACGAGGATCAGGCAATTAATCTACCATAG